The Vicinamibacterales bacterium region CGCCTTCACCGACGGCGTTCCCGAGGCGCACAGTCCTGAGAACGAGGAGTTCGGCGAGGAACGCCTGCAGGTGCTGCTCCGCCGGACCGCTCACCTCCCGGCGAACGAGATCGGCGCGCGTCTTTCCGCGGAGCTGAAAGAGTGGATCGGCGAGGCGGAGCAGTACGACGATCTCACCTTCATCGTAATGAAGGTGCGCTGACGCCGTCGGTCGGCGACGCGCCAGTTGCGGTCAAGATTCGCCGGCGGCGGCCCCGACCGGCGCATGCGTGTGTCTCACTCGACTCGCGCGAGCAGCGTGCGCCGCTCACGGCCCGGCGCGAACGGCGGATTGGCAATCGTCATCCGCACGCGATCGGCTTCGATCTCGACACTGTACCTGATGGGTTCGCCGGTCATTTCGTTGGGATTCTTATGCAGGACGGCCGTCATCGTCAGCGTGGTCCCCTCGAGCGTGTAGGTCCCCGCGCCGGCGACGATGGAGTCATACGCCGCGATTTTTTCCGCGTCCGACGGTTGACCGGGACCACCGGCGAACAACCGTCGCGGTCCCGCTCCCGGCGCAAAGATGTAGCTGTAGTGCCTGGGCGTGAAGATGTAGACGCTCAAGTACGGCGGGGTGGCGGCCGTCCAGTCCGCTCCAGGCGCTCGCGTTGACAGCTCGACGACCTTCCAGACGCCCTCCAAAGGCGACCGGGACTGCGCACCAGGCGCCGGCGCCTTCGACGGTTGTTCTGCAGTGGTGACACGCGTAACGTGACCGGCGAGCAGCAGAACCATCACCACGAGCAGAACGCGGCGCATACATCCTCCCTGATCGACCCCAAGCCGCGGCTCGATCGATGGCGACTCAGACGAGCCTCAGCACACCCTCAGCATCGGCGGCAGCCGCATCGAGCGACAGCGAGACCAGAACCA contains the following coding sequences:
- a CDS encoding SpoIIE family protein phosphatase, which encodes AFTDGVPEAHSPENEEFGEERLQVLLRRTAHLPANEIGARLSAELKEWIGEAEQYDDLTFIVMKVR
- a CDS encoding lipocalin-like domain-containing protein, with the translated sequence MRRVLLVVMVLLLAGHVTRVTTAEQPSKAPAPGAQSRSPLEGVWKVVELSTRAPGADWTAATPPYLSVYIFTPRHYSYIFAPGAGPRRLFAGGPGQPSDAEKIAAYDSIVAGAGTYTLEGTTLTMTAVLHKNPNEMTGEPIRYSVEIEADRVRMTIANPPFAPGRERRTLLARVE